From the genome of Perca fluviatilis chromosome 1, GENO_Pfluv_1.0, whole genome shotgun sequence, one region includes:
- the LOC120558865 gene encoding butyrophilin subfamily 3 member A2-like yields MKTTSLQDFMMKIFLTSLLFAKTTLGEHRLTCPQTKEAAEGDDVIIRCGLDPPVDLSDYTLDVARLDLGSYGDVYSYRNGKDQQDDQMDRYRDRTTLIHEDLIRGIVTLKISSVTLSDSGPYKVYVPDLTASFIVNITVVSKDQANRTKRNDFSTSGPPVGEESESEHRDGENRKTARAVILPSLLLLGTLLVLVLMRGEIKSCIERLRGRKEQEPERAGNGCEMKNLNMEAAKGDEDLERAAGNGNVLL; encoded by the exons GAGAGCATCGTCTCACCTGTCCTCAGACCAAAGAGGCAGCAGAAGGAGATGATGTCATTATACGGTGTGGTCTGGACCCCCCCGTCGACTTGTCTGACTACACGCTGGATGTGGCGAGACTCGACCTCGGCAGCTATGGTGATGTCTATTCTTATCGAAATGGAAAGGACCAACAGGATGACCAGATGGATCGATACAGAGACAGAACAACTCTGATCCATGAAGACCTGATCAGAGGCATCGTGACTCTGAAGATCTCCTCAGTAACTCTGTCTGATAGTGGTCCATACAAAGTCTACGTCCCAGACCTGACAGCCAGTTTCATCGTTAACATCACTGTTG tttCCAAAGACCAAGCGAACAGGACAAAGAGAAATGATTTCAGCACATCTGGACCTCCAGTGGGAGAAGAGAGCGAGTCAGAGCATCGGG ATGGTGAGAACAGGAAGACTGCCCGTGCTGTTatccttccctctcttctcctcctcggGACtctcctggttctggttctgatgAGAGGAGAGATCa agAGTTGCATCGAGAGGCtcagaggaaggaaggagcaaGAACCAGAGAGAGCAGGGAATGGATGTGAAATGAAAAACCTGAACATGGAAGCAGCAAAAGGAGATGAAGACCTGGAGAGAGCTGCAGGAAATGGAAACGTCTTACTGTAG